The Apodemus sylvaticus chromosome 22, mApoSyl1.1, whole genome shotgun sequence genome includes a region encoding these proteins:
- the Bhlha15 gene encoding class A basic helix-loop-helix protein 15: MKTKNRPPRRRTPMQDTEATSGEQTPDRPQSGSGGSELTKGLRSRTARASGTRGEVSRRRQGSGGRRENSVQRRLESNERERQRMHKLNNAFQALREVIPHVRADKKLSKIETLTLAKNYIKSLTATILTMSSSRLPGLEAPGPAPGPKLYQHYQQQQQQQQQQQQQQQQQQQQVAGAMLGVTEGQPQGHLQRYSTQIHSFREGS, from the coding sequence ATGAAGACCAAGAACCGGCCCCCTCGGCGCCGGACACCCATGCAGGACACAGAAGCCACCTCAGGAGAGCAGACGCCCGACAGACCCCAGTCAGGTTCAGGGGGGTCGGAGCTGACAAAGGGTCTTCGGAGCAGGACAGCCCGTGCAAGCGGCACTCGGGGAGAGGTCAGCCGCCGGCGACAGGGGTCCGGCGGCCGCAGGGAGAACAGCGTTCAGAGGCGACTGGAGAGCAATGAGCGGGAAAGGCAGCGGATGCACAAACTCAACAACGCCTTCCAGGCGCTGCGCGAGGTCATCCCGCACGTGCGGGCTGACAAGAAGCTGTCCAAGATTGAGACCCTCACACTGGCCAAGAACTATATCAAGTCGCTGACGGCCACCATACTTACTATGTCCAGCAGTCGTCTCCCCGGGCTGGAGGCACCAGGTCCTGCGCCGGGCCCTAAACTATACCAGcactaccagcagcagcagcagcagcagcagcagcagcagcagcagcagcaacagcagcagcagcaggtggcTGGGGCCATGCTTGGTGTCACTGAGGGCCAGCCCCAAGGCCACCTGCAACGGTATTCTACACAGATCCACAGCTTCAGAGAGGGGAGCTAG